The Candidatus Binataceae bacterium DNA window GATCGCGGCCCGAGCCTCCCTGGGGGGCCCTAGTTTTTCGAGCCGCCTGATGGTGGACGGCCGCTCGGCGACCGTCTCGATGATTCTGCGCTCCACTTTGCTCAATGCGGCAGCGCGCAGAGGGTTCGGTTCGGCCGCGAGCCGGTAGGCCATGCGCGATTCTACGCGAGCGACCGAGGGTATGACGCTGCGGTACGCGTCGCCGAGCGAGGTCATGTAGTAGGTCGCGAGGAACTCGAGCAGTTTCAGGTGCGGGGTATCAAAAAGCGGCCGTGGCTCCAGAATCTCCAGGATCGGTTTTAGCGGTTCGGTCGCTGGCTCCTGGGAAATCTCAAGCACGATTCCGGTGACCCTGCGCGAGCGCAGCGGGATGAGCACGCGATGGCCGACGCTGAGGGCATCGCTCATGGCCGACGGTATCTGGTAGCTCAGCTCCTCAACCCCTCGCGACGCACCCACTATGACGATCCTGGCCTGCATCCAAACCACTCCCGCGACCGTAATTTACACCGTCGCCTGTCTGCCGCACGAGACACCCGCCCTGCCCGCTCGTAACCGGTCGCTGAGGCATACTTCCACGCGGTCGCAGCGTCTGGTTGAATCGTGAAGACCGGAAGGCACTCTGGCTGTTCCGGCAGGAAGTCATGTCGATGCTGCGCTTTTTGACTGCCGGCGAATCACACGGCCCCGAGCTGGTAGCGGTGATGGAAGGAGTTCCGGCAGGCTTTGAAATCGACGTCACGAAAATCAACCATGACCTGGCACGGCGCCAGAAAGGCTATGGCCGCGGCGGCCGGATGTTGATTGAAAAGGACGAGGTGCATCCGGTTTCCGGCATCCGCTTTGGCCGGACAATTGGCAGCCCGGTCACCTTGATCATCATCAACCGCGATTTCAAGAGTTGGGAGAAGCGGATGTCGGCTGATCCGCAAGATCGGGGTGAGGCGAAGGCAGTTACGCGGCCGCGTCCCGGTCACGCCGACCTGGCGGGGGTGCTGAAGTACAATCTCGAGGATATCCGGGACATCCTCGAACGCGCATCGGCGCGGGAAACCACCGCTCGCGTCGCAATCGGCGCGTTCGCCAAGCAATTTATCGCACCTTTCGGCATTGACGTTCTGGGTTATGTCGTAAGCATCGGCGCCACCGTCGCAAAAATGCCAGACCAGTCGAGCTTGGCCGAGTTGCGGGCGGCGACCGAGGAGTCGGCGGTGCGGGTCGCCAATGCGGAAGCCGAGCGCGCGATCATCGAAGAGATCGATGCATGCAAAAATACCGGTGATACTCTGGGCGGGGTGGTCGAGGTGGTGGCGACCGGAATTCCGGTCGGACTCGGCAGTCACGTCCAGTGGGATCGCAAACTCGATGGGCGCCTGGCCCATGCGCTAATGAGCTTGCAGGCCACCAAAGGAGTCGAATTCGGGAGCGGATTCGAGGCCGGCCGGGTGCGCGGATCGGCGCTGCACGACGAGATTGGATTCGACACCGCGGAGCGGCGCTTCACACGCCGCTCTAACAACTCGGGCGGTACTGAAGGCGGTATGTCCACCGGGGAACCGCTACGCGTGCGGGTAGCATTTAAACCGCTCTCCACCCTGATGCAGCCCCTCCGGTCGGTCGATATCCGCAGCAAGGAGGAAGCCGAAGGAACCATCGAGCGCTCCGACGTGTGCGCGGTTCCCGCGGCCGCGGTAATTGCGGAGTCGGTGGTGGCGTTTGAGCTCGCCAATGCGTTCCTCGAGAAATTCGGCGGCGATTCGCTGGCTGAAATTACGCGCAACTATCAGGGCTATCTCAAACAGGTCCGCGACTTCTGAAGCGAATCGTGGGACGACGCCGAGCGGAGTTTTTCGTGCTGTTGCGGTAAAAGCGGCCAGGAACTTGAGCGGGACTCGGACCAGGGTGAGCGAATCGAATGGCTTGACGCGGATCGCGAACCGAGCATGACTGCCAAGCTGATCATTACCGGGTTCATGGCGACCGGCAAAAGCGCGGCTGGCCATCTCGTGGCAAGGCGACTTGGATGGCAATTCGCTGACACCGACCTGGTAATAGCGGCGCGTGCCGGAAAGTCGGTTCCGGAGATCTTTGCGCAACATGGCGAAGCGCACTTTCGCACCTTGGAGCGCGAAGCAATCGCCACGCTCACCTCCTCGCGCCGTCACTGCGCGCAGTGCGGCAATCCACGGCCCGCGGTTATCTCGACCGGAGGCGGCGCCCTGGTAGATGAGCAGAACTGCTCTCTGTTGAAGCAAGCCGGAATCGTCGTATGCCTTACAGCGCGCCCCGAGACCATCGCCGCCCGGGTGGGCAGCTCCGCGGCCCGCCGTCCGAAGCTGACCGAAGGTGGTCAGCCCTTGGAACAACGAATCCGTACCTTGATGGCGGAGCGAGCTAGCGCCTACGCTCGCGCCGACGTCAGCATCGACACCTCCGATCTTCCTCTCGAGCAGGTAGCCGAACGTTTAATCGATTTGTTCGTGCTGAGAGAACAATCGCGATGCAAACCTTCCGCGTAGAACTCGGTCCGGCATCGCACCCCGTCCATGTAGGCGACGCGATCCTGGACCGGCTGGGCGAGCTTTCCAGAGCTGCGGGCATCAAACCCGGACCGGTTGCATTGGTTACTGACTCCAACGTGGCGCGCCACTATTCAGCGCGCGCCGCTGGCGCGCTTGAGAAAAGCGGCTTCGTACCGAAGCTCGTGGTAGTTCCCGCGGGCGAGGCGAGCAAGTCTTCCGCGGTCCTTCAGGACCTCTATGACCAGATGATCCGGGCCGAGATCGATCGCAACGGCTCGATCTTCGCGCTGGGTGGCGGCGTGGTTGGCGATCTCGGAGGATTCGCGGCAGCGTCCTACCTGCGCGGGATCGCGGTGGTGCAGATTCCCACCACGCTGGTCGCCCAGGTTGACTCGTCACTCGGCGGCAAAACCGGCGTCAATCATCCGCGAGCGAAGAATCTCATCGGCGCGTTTCACCAACCCAGGGCGATCATCGCGGATGTCCGCACGTTAATCACTCTGCCGGAGCGTGAGTTTCGGGAAGGCCTGGCCGAAGCAATCAAATACGGCGCCATCCTGGATGCGGCAATGCTCACGGACCTAGAACGTGACCTCGACCGCATCTTGGCGCGTGATTTGGGGATTCTCGAGGCCCTGGTCGCGCGATCGCTGCGCCTGAAAGCCGCGGTGGTTACTGCTGACGAGCGCGAAGCTGGGCTTCGCAAGGTCCTTAATTTCGGTCACACGATAGGACACGCGCTCGAAACGAGCGCCGGCTATGGAACCTATCTGCACGGCGAGGCGGTCGCGATCGGAATGGCAGCGGCAGCGACGCTCTCCGAGAAATTCGCTGGGCTTAGCACCGACGAGGGCTCTCGTCTGGTCCGTTTGCTCCAGCGTAGCGGGCTGCCGACCGAAATGCCGCCAAAGTTTCGCACCCCGGATTTTGTGGCAGCTCTACGGCTGGACAAAAAGCGCTTGGAAAGCGCGATCGAATTCGTGCTTTTGCAGCGCCTCGGCAAAGCCAGCACCAAGCCGCTAGATTTCGACCAGATTGTGGCAGTTCTCACCAGCTGAAATCCTCGATAGCGGTGGGTCGCCAGCCTTTCCCGCAAACTGCAGGAACACCGGTTCTTCTCT harbors:
- the aroB gene encoding 3-dehydroquinate synthase; its protein translation is MQTFRVELGPASHPVHVGDAILDRLGELSRAAGIKPGPVALVTDSNVARHYSARAAGALEKSGFVPKLVVVPAGEASKSSAVLQDLYDQMIRAEIDRNGSIFALGGGVVGDLGGFAAASYLRGIAVVQIPTTLVAQVDSSLGGKTGVNHPRAKNLIGAFHQPRAIIADVRTLITLPEREFREGLAEAIKYGAILDAAMLTDLERDLDRILARDLGILEALVARSLRLKAAVVTADEREAGLRKVLNFGHTIGHALETSAGYGTYLHGEAVAIGMAAAATLSEKFAGLSTDEGSRLVRLLQRSGLPTEMPPKFRTPDFVAALRLDKKRLESAIEFVLLQRLGKASTKPLDFDQIVAVLTS
- the aroC gene encoding chorismate synthase, whose product is MNREDRKALWLFRQEVMSMLRFLTAGESHGPELVAVMEGVPAGFEIDVTKINHDLARRQKGYGRGGRMLIEKDEVHPVSGIRFGRTIGSPVTLIIINRDFKSWEKRMSADPQDRGEAKAVTRPRPGHADLAGVLKYNLEDIRDILERASARETTARVAIGAFAKQFIAPFGIDVLGYVVSIGATVAKMPDQSSLAELRAATEESAVRVANAEAERAIIEEIDACKNTGDTLGGVVEVVATGIPVGLGSHVQWDRKLDGRLAHALMSLQATKGVEFGSGFEAGRVRGSALHDEIGFDTAERRFTRRSNNSGGTEGGMSTGEPLRVRVAFKPLSTLMQPLRSVDIRSKEEAEGTIERSDVCAVPAAAVIAESVVAFELANAFLEKFGGDSLAEITRNYQGYLKQVRDF
- a CDS encoding shikimate kinase — encoded protein: MTAKLIITGFMATGKSAAGHLVARRLGWQFADTDLVIAARAGKSVPEIFAQHGEAHFRTLEREAIATLTSSRRHCAQCGNPRPAVISTGGGALVDEQNCSLLKQAGIVVCLTARPETIAARVGSSAARRPKLTEGGQPLEQRIRTLMAERASAYARADVSIDTSDLPLEQVAERLIDLFVLREQSRCKPSA